Proteins co-encoded in one Desulfonatronum sp. SC1 genomic window:
- a CDS encoding DUF1566 domain-containing protein: MLFISSTSLAQQCLDNGDGTVTDKGAGLMWQKATAGPMNWDAAMSYASGLSLGGHSGWRLPNIDEILGLYHSPCKSMMEVVPSYYWSSTAHDPYTNAARQVNFHD, encoded by the coding sequence ATGCTATTTATCTCTTCTACATCCCTTGCCCAGCAGTGCTTGGACAACGGGGACGGGACCGTGACGGACAAAGGTGCTGGCCTGATGTGGCAGAAGGCAACGGCTGGTCCAATGAACTGGGATGCGGCCATGAGTTATGCTTCCGGCCTATCCCTGGGAGGACATTCGGGTTGGAGGTTGCCAAACATAGATGAAATATTGGGACTGTACCATTCACCGTGTAAATCTATGATGGAAGTAGTTCCTTCTTATTACTGGTCGTCTACTGCCCATGACCCCTATACAAACGCGGCGAGGCAAGTAAACTTTCACGACTGA
- a CDS encoding DUF1566 domain-containing protein encodes MRETWRKIFGTAALAFMLCLSGLVISGEAQAQRFTDNGNGTVTDTVTGLMWTKDANMFGNMDWDSATSRCASLAVDSITGWRLPSMDEFPAIYKATRGQHPFEGIQGEYYWTSTHYTGYGGGHSRYSMHMLTGTLSRLSHKDNPFYVWCVRNTC; translated from the coding sequence ATGCGGGAAACGTGGAGAAAGATTTTCGGGACAGCAGCCCTGGCCTTCATGCTCTGTCTGTCCGGGCTGGTCATATCCGGCGAAGCCCAGGCCCAACGGTTCACGGACAATGGGAACGGGACAGTGACGGACACGGTGACGGGGCTGATGTGGACCAAGGATGCCAATATGTTTGGCAACATGGATTGGGATTCCGCCACATCCCGATGCGCTTCGCTTGCCGTGGATAGCATCACGGGATGGAGACTGCCCTCAATGGATGAGTTCCCCGCAATTTACAAGGCAACTCGCGGCCAGCATCCTTTTGAAGGAATCCAAGGTGAATATTATTGGACCAGCACCCATTACACAGGTTATGGTGGGGGGCATTCGCGTTATTCCATGCACATGTTGACAGGAACATTATCCAGGCTAAGTCATAAAGATAATCCATTCTACGTCTGGTGTGTCCGTAATACCTGTTGA